The following nucleotide sequence is from Endozoicomonas sp. GU-1.
CGGTCGAGATGGATGAAACAGGTTCTACCCGTATCGGCAAGATGGTGTTTAATCATCCTTTCTTTGTACCTGGAGTGATCTGCATCCTGCTTTGTGTGGTTTTTGGTTTTCTGCTGGCTCCGGTTATTATCTAGGAGCCTGTCGGACTTAAGACTGTCCTACTGCGGTTGCGATAAATTGGTCTAAAAATTCCTGCTTCTTCGTCAAATAGCCCCGCTATTCTCCTCAGAAGCAGAAATTTTTATCCTCAATTTCTCGCAATCCTCGCTACGGACGCTTAAGTCCGACAGGCTCCTGGTTTCAAAAAATAATATTGATCTAAGTGGCAGGGGGAACAGGTATGTTAAATCTTGATACGACAGTGCTCGTGGTTGTCGATGTTCAGGGCAAGCTGGCCACTCTGATGCATGAACATGAGTCACTCTTTGATAATATTGTGACCATGGTTAAAGGGGCCAGATTGCTTGATGTGCCGATTATCTGGCTGGAGCAGGTTCCGGAAAAGCTGGGGGGCACCATTCCTGAACTGGCTGATGAGTTATCGGACTTCAGCCCGGTGAGAAAAACATCCTTCAGTGCCTGTGGTGAGCCTGCTTTTATGTCAGCACTGGAACAGACCGGTGGCAGACAGGTGTTGTTGACCGGCATAGAGACCCATATCTGCGTATATCAGACGGCGATGGACCTTCTTGCCGGAGGCTATGAGGTAGAAGTGCTGGTTGATGGGGTTTCATCAAGAACATTACAGAGCAAAGAGGTGGCTCTGGATAAAATGTCAGCCTTGGGGGCTGATCTGACAACCGTTGAAATGGCGCTGTTTGAACTGATGAAATCTGCCGACGCACCACAGTTTCGTGATGTCGCCAGGCTGATTAAATGATTCGGACCTGAGCCTCAGTAGGCTGAGGCTCATTTTTCGATGTCAGAAGATAAGGTGGGCAATCCCGGCAATAACGGGCAGTGTGACCAGCGTTCTTAGAATAAAAATAATAAATAGCTCAAACAAGGTGACCGGAATCTTGCTTCCCAGGAGCAAAGCACCCACCTCAGACAGGTAAATCAGCTGAGTCAGGGATAATGCCGCAATTACAAACCGGGTCATATCATTGTCAATGGATGCCGCCAGGATAGAGGGCACGAACATATCGGTGAAGCCCACCATCATGGTGGTTGAGGCCGCCTGGGCTTCAGGAATCTGCAACCACTCCAGCAGCGGCAGAAAAGGCATGCCCAGATACTGGAAGACCGGGGTGTATTCGGCAATGATCAGAGCAATGGTACCAATGCCCATCACCACTGGCAGTACCCCAAACACCATATCGATGGCGTTCTTGCCACCATCCTGAATGATCTTCATGGGATTGGTGATTTTTGCGGCTTTCTCCAGTGCCTGCTCCAGACCCCAGGCAAAAGCACTGGTACCCTGAGGAATAATTTCATCATCATCACTGCGGGTTTTGCCGCAGATGAACACGTCTTTTTTTCTGGACAGGGGAGGCAGCTTGGGGACGATAAAAGCGGCAACCAGCCCGGCAAAGCAGACGGTCAGGTAGAAGCGGGTAAACATGTGTTCCAGACCCACCTGGGCAATCACCACCAGTGAAAAGGTAATTGACACAACAGAGAAAGTGGTACCGATCACCGCAGCTTCACGCTGAGTATAATAGGAGGTTTCATATTGCTTGCTGGTCATCAGGATACCAACGCTGCCATCCCCCAGCCATGAGGCAATACAGTCAATAGCTGAACGGCCGGGCAGGTTGAATACTGGTCGCATTATGCGTGTCATCAGGGTGCCCAGCAGCTCCAGCAAGCCAAAGTTCATTAATAGTGGCAGCAAAAGTCCGGCAAAGATAAAGACCGAGAACAGGGTCGGCATCAGGTCATTCAAAACCATGCCGCCAGTGGCTCCTGACCAGATGGCTTGCGGACCAAACTCGAAAAAGCTGGAAAGCACAAAGACCATGCCAGCAACCCTTACCAGGCACCAGAGTGGGGTGATATCAAACAGAGAGTTAAGAAATGGGCGCGTCATTATTGCTTGTGGCTGAAACAGCTTGGTAATGATGGTGATGCATCCGGTAAAGCACACAATAATGGTAATGATGGTGGTCAGCTGGTCTTTGAGCAGCGCTTTTAACCCGCCGGCCAGAAGGGCCACAGGAATGGTAAATTCATCATTAATACTGACCGGAGTGACAAATAGCAACAGACCCATCAGTGATGGAATTAAAAACGTTAACCAGTGACGCAGGCTGGTCTCTCTCTTTTTTACGGCTGTAAACTGCTTCATAACAAGCCCCTGGCTCCTCAAACTCAGCCATGTACGAAAGTATGATTCAAAAACCTCAAATTTCCTGCCCAGCAAATAAATGAGTCAGGAGCGTGGTCGTGGTCTAAATGAATCAGTGCATATCGCAGCCAGTAGGTTTGCTAGCTGTTGATTACACTCTGTTTAGGTTGATTATGCATTATTTCGTAATAAATATTAACTTTCTACCCCGGAAAAGACCTATCTCATTGATTTTTTATTAAATACCAAGGGTTAGTGATACTCATTGCATTGGCTAACGATAGAAATGAGGATGGTGATATTGATATGGGAACCAGAGGGGATAATAAATCAACAAAGCTGCCAACTGCCATATGTCAGTTGGCAATCATTATGAGATATCAATCAGCCCCGATAATAACGCTGTTCGATAAATGGCATTTTACTGACGGTCATTGGCAACTTTTTACCTCTGACCAGTGCATACACTCCTGTTCCCAATGCCGCATAATCAGCGTTGATCAGAGCCATCGCAACCGGTGCCCCAACCGTTGGGCCAAAGGTGCCGGAGGTTACCCGGCCAATAGGATGACCGAGATCATCAACCAGTTCTGCCCCTTCACGAACCGGGGCTCGACTACTGCCAACCAAACCAATGCGTTTGGTGGCCACCTGTCGGGTCTCAATCTGCTGCAGAATTTTTTCGGCTCCGGGGAAACCGCCTGCCCGCTTACCGTCATGACGACGATTTTTACTGATGGCCCACATCAGGCTCGCTTCAATAGGGGTGGTATTGACATCCATATCATGGCCGTAGAGACAGAGGCCCGATTCCAGTCGGAGGGAGTCTCTGGCACCCAAACCAATTAATTCAACCTCCGGATGGTCGAGCAGTAGCCGGGTGATGCGTTCAGCGTCTTTTTCCGGGATGGAAATCTCAAAGCCATCTTCCCCGGTATACCCGGAACGGCTGATAAAACAGGGTGCCCCATCGATGGATAGCTGGCGGGAGTCCATAAAGACCAGTTCAGCCACCTCAGGAACAACCTTTGCCATAACCTCTGCGGCCATGGGTCCCTGAAGAGCAAGCAGTGCCCGGTCATCGAGAACGTCCAGCTTGATACCTTCCGGCAGTCTGGACCGGATATGCTGAATATCCTGCGCCTTGCATGCCGCATTAACCACCAGGTAGAGGCAGTCGTGGTAACGGGTGACCATCAGGTCATCAAGGATACCCCCAGCCTCATCGGTAAACAGGGCGTAACGCTGCCTGCCAATGGCAAGGTCTGCAATATCAACCGGCACCAGGGATTCCAGGAAATAGTCAGCCCCTTCACCGGACAGTTTCAGCTGCCCCATATGGGAGACATCAAAAAGCCCGGCCTTACTGCGTGTATGGATATGCTCATTCTTAACCCCGGATGGGTACTGCACCGGCATTTCATAACCGGCAAAAGGCACTATTTTTGCTCCCCGGGCCAGATGAAGACCATATAACGGGGTTCTTTTCAGGCTTTCAGAAGACGCTTCAGACATACCTCATCTCCATTTATTGATAATTATCAATGCCGGGGCATGAACAGATAAAATTGCGGTCGCCAAAAACGTTGTCGATGCGATTGGCCGCAGGCCAGTATTTCGACTTATGACCGGCAGCTGATGGAAACGCCGCGACCTTCCTGCTGTATGGGCGTTGCCATTCATCTTCCGCCAGGTCTGCCATGGTATGGGGGGCGTTGACCAGAGGGTTGTTGTCCTTTGGCCATGTGCCGTTGGCGACCTGATCAATTTCCTGCTTGATTGAGATCATCGCAGCAATAAAGCGGTCTATTTCTTCCCTGGATTCGGACTCGGTTGGCTCGATCATCAGGGTCCCGGCCACGGGGAAAGACATGGTCGGGGCGTGGAAACCATAATCCATCAGGCGTTTGGCAATATCTTCCTCGGTAATACCGCAGGCTTCTTTGGTTGGACGAATATCAAGGATGCATTCGTGGGCAACGCGGTTGTTTCTGCCCTGGTAGAGAATCGGGTAATGATCACCCAGCCGTTTTGCCATGTAGTTGGCATGCAGGATGGCCAGCTCTGTTGACTCCCGTAGACCCCGGCTGCCGAGCATGGTGATGTACATCCAGCTGATGGGAAGTATGGATGCGCTGCCGTAAGGCGCAGCAGATACAGCGCCAATGCTTTCATTGTGGCCTTCGACCGGGCTTATCGAATGGTTAGGCAGGTAAGGGGCCAGATGGCTCTTGACGCCAATGGGGCCCATACCCGGACCGCCACCACCGTGGGGAATGGCAAAGGTCTTGTGCAGATTGAGATGGGAGACATCGGAGCCGATATCGCCCGGGCGGGAGACACCAACCATGGCGTTCATATTGGCACCGTCCATATAGACCTGGCCGCCATGATCATGAATGATCTGGCAGATGGTGCGAATCTCTTCTTCGTAGACCCCGTGGGTGGAAGGGTAGGTGACCATCAGGGCACAGAGCCGGTCACTGTACTCTTCAGCTTTGGCTCTCAGGTCATTGACATCCACGTTACCGCTATCATCACAGGCGACAATCACAATTTTCATGCCGAGCATCGCCGCTGAAGCGGGATTGGTGCCGTGAGCGGAAGAGGGGATCAGGCAAACATCGCGGTGCTCCTGCCGGTTTGCCCGTTGATAATTACGGATAGCCAGCAGGCCTGTATATTCCCCCTGGGCTCCGGAGTTTGGCTGCATGGAGATGGCGTCATAACCGGTAATCTCCACCAGAGCCTGTTCCAGTTGTCGGATCATGGTCAGGTAACCCGGCACCTGGTCTTTGGGGGTGAAGGGGTGAATACTGGAAAATTCCGGCCAGGAAACCGGCAGCATTTCTGCCGCAGCATTGAGCTTCATGGTGCATGAACCCAGTGGAATCATGCCATGAACCAGTGAGTAATCCCTGTTTTCCAGACGCTTCAGATAACGCATCATATCGGTTTCTGAGTGATGGCTGTTGAATACCGGGTGACTCAGGATGCTGTCTGAACGTCGCAGTTCCGGTGCGAGTCCGATGCTGCTCCGGGTATGAGACAGCTGACTGTTATTGGCCGAGATCTGACGGTCAATGGAGGCAATATTCAGCTCTTTGCCGTCACCCATAAAGATATTGAACAGTTCAATAATGTCTTCAGAGCGGGTGGTTTCATCAAGGCTGACACCCAGGCGGTCAGAACCGATTCGGCGCAGGTTACAACCATATTTCAGCGCCCGCTGGATAATGGTTTCCTGCTCACTGCCTACCTTGAAGGTCAGGGTATCAAAGAAGGTTTGGTTGCACTGGAAACCCATTTCAGTGAGTCCATGATGAAGGATTCGGGTCAGGCGGTGTACGCGTTCTGCAATGGTTTTTAACCCTTCCGGACCGTGGTAGACCCCATAAGCGGCCGCCATGTTGGCCAACAGAGCCTGGGCGGTACAGATATTGGAGGTGGCTTTTTCCCGGCGAATATGCTGCTCACGGGTCTGCATGGCCATACGCAGGGCGGTATTGCCACGGCTGTCTTTGGATACCCCGATAACCCGGCCGGGGATTGAGCGTTTCAGTTTACCGGTGGTGGCAAAAAAGGCAGCGTGGGGGCCGCCAAAGCCCATGGGCACGCCAAAGCGCTGGCTGTTACCCAGAACAATATCAGCGCCAAGTTCCCCGGGGGATTTCAGTAATGTCAGGGCCAGCAGATCCGTGGCTACTGAAACCATGGCACCCTGTTGCCGGG
It contains:
- a CDS encoding hydrolase translates to MLNLDTTVLVVVDVQGKLATLMHEHESLFDNIVTMVKGARLLDVPIIWLEQVPEKLGGTIPELADELSDFSPVRKTSFSACGEPAFMSALEQTGGRQVLLTGIETHICVYQTAMDLLAGGYEVEVLVDGVSSRTLQSKEVALDKMSALGADLTTVEMALFELMKSADAPQFRDVARLIK
- a CDS encoding YjiH family protein encodes the protein MKQFTAVKKRETSLRHWLTFLIPSLMGLLLFVTPVSINDEFTIPVALLAGGLKALLKDQLTTIITIIVCFTGCITIITKLFQPQAIMTRPFLNSLFDITPLWCLVRVAGMVFVLSSFFEFGPQAIWSGATGGMVLNDLMPTLFSVFIFAGLLLPLLMNFGLLELLGTLMTRIMRPVFNLPGRSAIDCIASWLGDGSVGILMTSKQYETSYYTQREAAVIGTTFSVVSITFSLVVIAQVGLEHMFTRFYLTVCFAGLVAAFIVPKLPPLSRKKDVFICGKTRSDDDEIIPQGTSAFAWGLEQALEKAAKITNPMKIIQDGGKNAIDMVFGVLPVVMGIGTIALIIAEYTPVFQYLGMPFLPLLEWLQIPEAQAASTTMMVGFTDMFVPSILAASIDNDMTRFVIAALSLTQLIYLSEVGALLLGSKIPVTLFELFIIFILRTLVTLPVIAGIAHLIF
- the gcvT gene encoding glycine cleavage system aminomethyltransferase GcvT, encoding MSEASSESLKRTPLYGLHLARGAKIVPFAGYEMPVQYPSGVKNEHIHTRSKAGLFDVSHMGQLKLSGEGADYFLESLVPVDIADLAIGRQRYALFTDEAGGILDDLMVTRYHDCLYLVVNAACKAQDIQHIRSRLPEGIKLDVLDDRALLALQGPMAAEVMAKVVPEVAELVFMDSRQLSIDGAPCFISRSGYTGEDGFEISIPEKDAERITRLLLDHPEVELIGLGARDSLRLESGLCLYGHDMDVNTTPIEASLMWAISKNRRHDGKRAGGFPGAEKILQQIETRQVATKRIGLVGSSRAPVREGAELVDDLGHPIGRVTSGTFGPTVGAPVAMALINADYAALGTGVYALVRGKKLPMTVSKMPFIEQRYYRG
- the gcvP gene encoding aminomethyl-transferring glycine dehydrogenase — protein: MAVEHTSTLPTLAELEHNDAFTHRHTGSDQQEQQAMLASLGLKSLAELINDTVPGSIRLNRELALPAGKTEQQALAGLYDLARQNTVNKSYIGMGYYNTEVPNVILRNLLENPGWYTAYTPYQPEISQGRLEMLLNFQQMVMDLTGMEVANASLLDEATAAAEAMTLCLRSVGRSKAASQTFFVADDVHPQTIDVMKTRADWLGINVIVGNPHTELGNHDVFGVQLQYPGTYGNITDVESIATMARQQGAMVSVATDLLALTLLKSPGELGADIVLGNSQRFGVPMGFGGPHAAFFATTGKLKRSIPGRVIGVSKDSRGNTALRMAMQTREQHIRREKATSNICTAQALLANMAAAYGVYHGPEGLKTIAERVHRLTRILHHGLTEMGFQCNQTFFDTLTFKVGSEQETIIQRALKYGCNLRRIGSDRLGVSLDETTRSEDIIELFNIFMGDGKELNIASIDRQISANNSQLSHTRSSIGLAPELRRSDSILSHPVFNSHHSETDMMRYLKRLENRDYSLVHGMIPLGSCTMKLNAAAEMLPVSWPEFSSIHPFTPKDQVPGYLTMIRQLEQALVEITGYDAISMQPNSGAQGEYTGLLAIRNYQRANRQEHRDVCLIPSSAHGTNPASAAMLGMKIVIVACDDSGNVDVNDLRAKAEEYSDRLCALMVTYPSTHGVYEEEIRTICQIIHDHGGQVYMDGANMNAMVGVSRPGDIGSDVSHLNLHKTFAIPHGGGGPGMGPIGVKSHLAPYLPNHSISPVEGHNESIGAVSAAPYGSASILPISWMYITMLGSRGLRESTELAILHANYMAKRLGDHYPILYQGRNNRVAHECILDIRPTKEACGITEEDIAKRLMDYGFHAPTMSFPVAGTLMIEPTESESREEIDRFIAAMISIKQEIDQVANGTWPKDNNPLVNAPHTMADLAEDEWQRPYSRKVAAFPSAAGHKSKYWPAANRIDNVFGDRNFICSCPGIDNYQ